One Bacteroidota bacterium genomic window carries:
- a CDS encoding 3-hydroxyacyl-CoA dehydrogenase family protein, which translates to MSYDERLQNVTVLGAAGKMGSGILLLTAVEMADLSLKPENKDKTYTLNAVDVSQAGLSGLMKYLKAQVQKMAEKKSVLLRKIYADREDLIENMEIIDQYIFDVLNIVRPVTKIEVAYDSTLIFEAINEDKDLKVKLLSQIDKNNPHKPWYFTNTSSVPIHIIEHEAGLGGRILGFHFYNPPAVQKLVEVIVTGDTNIEMAEFARSYAKNLRKVIVPSNDFAGFIGNGHFIRDALHGINEALRLSKDMPLVEAVYIMNRITQDYMVRPMGIFQLIDYVGVDVTQFIMRVMNPFLKNEDLHSDVLDKMMELGIKGGQYSDGSQKDGFLKYEKGKPVGIYDLDKKEYMPISNFKDKCDTILGPMPQSFKPWKAVNFSRDKKDAMLKAYFDELHAMTTFGANLAKKYGSRSKEIGKKLVADKVAFNENDVNTVLLTGFYHAYGPINDYFN; encoded by the coding sequence ATGAGTTACGACGAAAGATTACAGAATGTAACCGTACTGGGCGCAGCAGGGAAAATGGGCAGCGGAATATTATTGCTTACAGCAGTTGAAATGGCTGACCTGAGCCTCAAACCAGAAAACAAAGACAAAACCTATACCCTTAACGCAGTGGATGTGTCACAGGCAGGATTGTCGGGATTGATGAAGTACTTGAAAGCCCAAGTGCAGAAGATGGCTGAAAAGAAATCAGTGCTTCTCAGAAAAATATATGCCGACAGGGAAGACCTGATCGAAAACATGGAGATCATAGATCAGTATATTTTTGATGTTCTTAACATTGTAAGGCCTGTCACTAAAATCGAAGTGGCTTATGATTCCACACTAATCTTTGAAGCCATAAACGAAGACAAAGACCTTAAGGTCAAATTATTATCCCAGATCGATAAAAACAATCCTCACAAGCCGTGGTATTTTACCAACACCTCATCAGTGCCAATCCATATCATTGAGCATGAAGCTGGTTTGGGCGGGCGTATACTTGGCTTTCACTTTTATAATCCTCCTGCTGTGCAGAAACTTGTCGAAGTGATAGTAACCGGAGACACCAACATCGAAATGGCGGAATTTGCCAGGAGTTATGCCAAAAACCTGCGCAAGGTCATAGTGCCTTCAAACGACTTCGCCGGTTTTATCGGGAACGGACATTTCATTCGCGATGCTCTGCATGGTATCAACGAAGCTCTCCGGCTCTCCAAAGATATGCCTCTGGTTGAGGCGGTTTATATCATGAACAGGATTACACAGGATTATATGGTCAGACCAATGGGAATTTTTCAGTTGATCGATTATGTCGGTGTTGACGTGACCCAGTTTATTATGCGGGTTATGAACCCATTCCTTAAAAATGAAGATCTTCACAGTGACGTTCTTGATAAAATGATGGAGCTTGGAATAAAAGGAGGACAGTATTCCGATGGCTCCCAGAAAGATGGCTTTCTGAAATATGAAAAAGGCAAACCTGTCGGAATCTATGATCTTGATAAAAAGGAATATATGCCCATATCCAATTTTAAAGATAAATGCGACACGATTCTTGGCCCCATGCCACAATCCTTTAAACCTTGGAAGGCGGTGAATTTCAGCAGGGATAAGAAAGATGCCATGCTGAAGGCTTATTTTGATGAGCTGCATGCCATGACGACATTTGGTGCCAACCTGGCGAAAAAATATGGTTCCCGTTCAAAAGAGATCGGGAAAAAACTGGTGGCAGATAAGGTCGCATTCAATGAAAATGATGTCAATACTGTTTTGCTGACAGGTTTCTACCATGCATATGGGCCTATAAATGACTATTTCAATTAA
- a CDS encoding 3-ketoacyl-CoA thiolase produces MKKLRRKVYMVGGYNTVSLGTGRKEFDPKKPRPGLEYYIREAGQGTLQQIGGAEKVDEGVIGNFMASRFNKQGHLAGFIPMIDEGLQWKPCTRAEGACASGALALMSGIRSVLSETADVVLAVGVEVQNSMKAIYGADILAGAGWFQKRKNGHAYFFPGQFSDRAGAYYEKYGKERTRKGMARWFRNAIENARLCPTAQEYENKVDDLEKFYHEMKINGQTFVDNLNALDCSKVSDGASAIAIVSEEGLQRVGIPAKEAVEIVGWAQVERNITNDPPDPTELTTIKKAAKQALESAGITISDLATIEVHDCFSIAGVLTVEALGFARSGEGADFIAAGQTARNGKIPMNTTGGLIGWGHPTGGTGVHQAVTIWEQLTGKAGAAQITIDPARPYGMTINMGGDDVTVVSVVYKRGE; encoded by the coding sequence ATGAAAAAGTTGAGAAGGAAAGTTTATATGGTGGGTGGTTATAACACCGTTTCTTTAGGAACAGGCCGTAAAGAATTTGACCCCAAGAAACCACGTCCGGGATTGGAATATTACATCCGTGAGGCAGGCCAGGGCACATTACAGCAGATCGGAGGAGCAGAGAAGGTTGATGAAGGTGTGATAGGTAATTTTATGGCCTCGCGTTTTAATAAACAGGGTCACCTGGCAGGATTTATACCCATGATCGATGAAGGTCTGCAATGGAAACCCTGCACCCGTGCCGAAGGTGCCTGCGCCTCCGGAGCTCTCGCCCTGATGAGCGGCATCCGGTCGGTATTGTCGGAAACAGCCGATGTTGTCCTCGCCGTCGGCGTGGAGGTACAGAATTCCATGAAAGCCATATATGGCGCTGACATCCTGGCTGGTGCCGGATGGTTCCAGAAAAGAAAGAACGGTCATGCCTACTTTTTCCCCGGCCAGTTCAGCGACAGGGCAGGAGCTTACTATGAAAAATATGGAAAAGAACGGACACGAAAAGGTATGGCCCGCTGGTTCCGCAATGCCATTGAAAATGCCAGGCTCTGTCCGACAGCACAGGAATATGAAAACAAAGTCGACGACCTGGAAAAATTTTATCACGAGATGAAAATTAACGGACAGACCTTCGTCGATAACCTGAATGCGCTCGATTGCTCCAAGGTGTCGGATGGAGCTTCAGCAATTGCTATTGTTTCAGAGGAAGGATTGCAGCGGGTGGGTATTCCCGCAAAAGAGGCCGTTGAAATTGTCGGATGGGCCCAGGTCGAAAGGAATATCACTAATGATCCACCTGATCCAACAGAGCTGACAACGATAAAAAAGGCAGCCAAGCAGGCACTTGAGTCGGCCGGCATTACCATCAGTGACCTGGCTACCATTGAAGTCCACGACTGTTTCAGCATTGCTGGCGTATTGACTGTTGAAGCTCTGGGTTTTGCCAGGTCAGGCGAAGGAGCTGACTTCATCGCCGCTGGCCAAACAGCCCGGAATGGTAAAATACCCATGAATACAACAGGTGGTCTTATCGGATGGGGTCATCCGACAGGAGGCACCGGAGTGCATCAGGCTGTCACCATTTGGGAACAGCTCACCGGTAAAGCCGGCGCGGCTCAAATTACAATTGATCCCGCCAGACCCTATGGTATGACCATCAATATGGGTGGTGATGATGTAACAGTCGTTTCTGTAGTATATAAAAGAGGAGAATAA
- a CDS encoding DUF4342 domain-containing protein, with product MEEKKYEEMKEEFKVKSEDLLRKIKDVIHEGNVRRIIIKNDQGKSIMEFPLTVGVVGAVLLPVFAAVGAIAAMAADYTIEVYHTEEKQPDKPDEK from the coding sequence ATGGAAGAAAAGAAGTATGAAGAAATGAAAGAGGAATTCAAGGTCAAAAGCGAAGACCTGCTGCGGAAAATCAAAGATGTCATCCATGAAGGAAATGTCCGCCGTATCATCATTAAAAACGACCAGGGTAAATCCATCATGGAATTTCCCCTTACAGTAGGTGTCGTCGGAGCAGTGCTCCTGCCGGTGTTTGCTGCTGTCGGCGCTATTGCAGCCATGGCTGCCGATTATACCATCGAGGTTTATCATACCGAAGAAAAGCAGCCTGACAAGCCGGATGAAAAATAG
- a CDS encoding nitronate monooxygenase: MKNRITGLFGIQYPIIQGGMIWCSGWELASAVSNAGGLGLVGAGSMYPDIFRQHVRKTKAATSKPFGVNLPLIYPQIDEMVSIAIEEGVNIVFTSAGNPKKYTSLLKEHGILVAHVVSNVKFAMKCEEAGVDAIVAEGFEAGGHDGIEETTTMVLIPLVRKAISVPLIAAGGIGSGYAMLAAMALGADGVQIGTRFAASLESSAHPSFKQKILESKDGDTVLTLKKIIPVRIIKNEFYRKVQDMEDSGATVEELKELLGRGRAKKGIFEGDLTEGELEIGQVSALIDEIKPASTIIREIITEFEIARKTVIDISF, encoded by the coding sequence ATGAAAAATAGGATTACCGGATTATTTGGCATACAATATCCCATCATCCAGGGTGGCATGATCTGGTGCAGCGGATGGGAGCTGGCTTCAGCAGTGAGCAATGCAGGAGGCCTGGGTTTAGTGGGCGCGGGCTCTATGTACCCCGACATTTTCAGACAGCATGTACGAAAAACCAAAGCCGCTACCAGTAAACCTTTTGGCGTTAACCTGCCTCTTATCTATCCACAGATTGACGAAATGGTTTCCATCGCCATCGAAGAAGGTGTGAACATTGTTTTTACATCTGCCGGTAATCCAAAAAAATATACCTCCCTTTTAAAGGAACACGGAATCCTTGTTGCCCATGTTGTGTCAAATGTTAAGTTTGCCATGAAATGTGAAGAGGCCGGTGTGGATGCTATAGTTGCTGAAGGTTTTGAAGCCGGAGGACACGATGGCATTGAGGAGACGACAACCATGGTTTTAATCCCTCTTGTCCGAAAAGCCATCTCCGTACCATTGATTGCTGCCGGAGGGATCGGTTCGGGCTATGCCATGCTGGCGGCCATGGCCCTTGGAGCCGACGGCGTTCAGATAGGCACTCGTTTTGCCGCTTCACTGGAATCCTCGGCCCATCCTTCGTTTAAACAGAAAATTCTCGAATCAAAGGATGGTGATACTGTTCTCACACTAAAAAAAATCATTCCGGTACGAATAATCAAAAATGAGTTTTACCGGAAGGTACAGGATATGGAAGACAGCGGAGCCACTGTGGAAGAATTAAAAGAACTTCTGGGAAGAGGACGGGCTAAAAAAGGTATATTTGAAGGAGACCTTACAGAAGGCGAACTGGAGATAGGACAAGTGTCGGCGCTTATTGATGAAATCAAACCTGCATCAACCATCATCAGGGAAATTATAACTGAATTTGAGATTGCCAGAAAAACAGTGATTGATATTTCCTTTTAA
- a CDS encoding alpha/beta hydrolase, with protein MNQKSTVCVSGHSLSYVFVNERFNNPGKPWLIFLHEGLGCIGKWKDFPEKLSEEVHLPALVYDRYGYGESDPLKEARKPDFLHTEALVVLPEILEKLSIKKPVILIGHSDGGSIALIFAARFPQRVKALIVEAPHVLVEEVSAKGLQAAILAYQYGDLKERLYKYHGDQTDSMFWGWANIWTHPDNRNWNIEDYLPGTTSPLLFIQGADDEYGSVAQLHAIQKAVKGRLESEIIPGCSHVPHQQAEEFVMERMTDFINNIT; from the coding sequence ATGAACCAAAAGTCAACGGTATGCGTCAGCGGGCACAGCTTGTCTTATGTATTTGTAAATGAGCGATTTAACAATCCAGGTAAACCATGGCTTATTTTTCTTCATGAAGGATTAGGCTGCATCGGGAAATGGAAAGATTTCCCCGAAAAATTAAGTGAAGAGGTTCATTTGCCTGCATTAGTCTATGACCGATACGGATATGGTGAGTCCGATCCCCTTAAAGAGGCCAGGAAACCGGATTTCCTTCACACAGAGGCTTTGGTTGTCCTTCCTGAAATTCTTGAAAAATTATCTATTAAAAAACCAGTGATACTTATCGGCCACAGCGACGGCGGCTCCATAGCTTTGATCTTTGCTGCACGTTTTCCACAGCGTGTCAAAGCACTTATCGTTGAGGCCCCGCATGTACTTGTCGAAGAAGTTTCGGCCAAGGGTTTACAGGCCGCTATCCTGGCCTATCAATATGGTGACCTCAAAGAACGTCTGTACAAATACCATGGTGATCAAACTGACTCCATGTTTTGGGGCTGGGCAAATATCTGGACGCATCCCGATAACAGGAACTGGAATATAGAAGATTACCTACCGGGTACTACTTCCCCGCTTCTATTCATTCAGGGTGCTGATGATGAATATGGTTCTGTTGCACAGCTACATGCTATTCAAAAAGCAGTGAAAGGCCGCCTTGAATCCGAAATTATCCCCGGTTGCAGTCATGTCCCACACCAGCAGGCAGAGGAATTTGTGATGGAACGAATGACAGATTTTATAAACAATATAACGTAA
- a CDS encoding acyl-CoA dehydrogenase family protein, with the protein MDFEFSEEQLMIQQAARDYAQRELLKDVIERDEKAEFPARHLKNLAELGFMGMMVDPKFEGGGLDSISYLLALEELSKVDASVGVILSVHNSIACYGIEKFGTEGQKDKYLRDLATGKKLGAFLLSEPEAGSDATMQRTLAEDKGDHYIINGTKNWISSANTASVYLLIAQSHPELKYKGINAFIVDRDTPGITLGPHEDKMGMRSSDTHSVMFTDVRVPKENRIGEDGSGFKFAMKLLESGRIGIAAQAVGIAAGAFERSFQYAQQRKAFGTELINHQAIAFKLSDMAVKIEAARNLCLKAAWLKDQGKPFGLASAMAKQYAADMSMEVTTEAVQIHGGYGYVREYHVERMMRDAKLTQIYEGTSEIQKIVIIRHMMKD; encoded by the coding sequence ATGGATTTTGAATTTAGCGAGGAACAATTGATGATCCAGCAGGCGGCAAGAGATTATGCCCAGCGGGAACTGTTAAAGGATGTTATCGAAAGGGATGAAAAAGCAGAATTTCCTGCCCGGCACCTTAAAAATCTGGCTGAACTGGGATTTATGGGTATGATGGTTGACCCGAAATTTGAGGGAGGAGGCCTTGACTCCATTTCGTACCTTCTTGCACTAGAGGAGCTCTCGAAAGTGGATGCTTCCGTGGGCGTCATTCTTTCAGTCCACAATTCGATTGCTTGCTATGGTATTGAAAAATTCGGCACAGAAGGACAAAAAGATAAGTACCTCCGTGATCTGGCGACAGGTAAAAAGTTAGGTGCTTTTCTTCTGTCAGAACCGGAAGCTGGTTCTGATGCCACCATGCAACGCACCCTGGCCGAAGATAAAGGGGATCACTACATCATCAACGGAACGAAGAACTGGATATCCAGCGCCAACACGGCATCAGTATATCTTCTCATCGCTCAAAGCCATCCGGAATTGAAGTACAAAGGGATCAACGCATTCATTGTTGACCGTGATACACCCGGCATCACCCTAGGACCGCATGAAGACAAAATGGGTATGCGCAGCTCCGATACGCACTCTGTTATGTTCACCGATGTCAGAGTGCCAAAAGAAAACAGAATAGGCGAGGATGGATCCGGATTCAAGTTTGCCATGAAACTTCTGGAAAGCGGCAGGATAGGCATTGCGGCCCAGGCTGTTGGCATAGCGGCAGGTGCCTTTGAACGTTCATTTCAGTATGCCCAGCAAAGAAAGGCCTTCGGTACCGAGCTGATTAACCATCAGGCCATTGCTTTTAAGCTTTCAGATATGGCTGTGAAAATTGAAGCTGCACGGAATCTCTGTCTGAAAGCAGCCTGGCTTAAAGACCAGGGCAAACCCTTTGGCCTGGCAAGTGCAATGGCTAAACAATATGCTGCTGATATGTCAATGGAAGTGACAACCGAAGCTGTCCAGATTCATGGGGGATACGGATATGTAAGGGAATACCATGTCGAAAGAATGATGCGTGATGCCAAACTGACACAGATCTATGAAGGAACATCGGAAATACAGAAGATCGTGATAATAAGGCATATGATGAAGGATTAG
- a CDS encoding electron transfer flavoprotein subunit beta/FixA family protein, with translation MKILICLSNVPDTTTKIRFTSDNKAFDTSGVQWIINPWDELALTRALQLKEEPGSAIEKITVITVGRPDTEPTLRKALAIGADDAIRINAGPKDAYDVALQVSEVVKKEPYDIILSGIESSDYNGSMVGGMVAEFLDMASVSSVSALNFQGGQVIVNREIDGGKETLAVQLPFVGIVQKGIAYEPRIPSMRGIMMARQKPLRVFEPVPAESLTDYVGYQLPAPKAKCKLVDPENVKELVSLLHSEAKVI, from the coding sequence ATGAAAATTCTTATATGTCTTAGCAATGTTCCCGATACGACCACCAAAATCAGATTTACTTCTGATAATAAGGCCTTTGACACCAGTGGTGTCCAGTGGATTATCAATCCGTGGGATGAGCTGGCATTGACAAGAGCCCTTCAGCTTAAAGAAGAGCCGGGCAGCGCCATTGAGAAGATCACGGTTATTACTGTCGGCAGACCCGATACAGAGCCTACGCTGCGTAAAGCGCTGGCTATTGGTGCCGATGATGCCATCCGCATCAATGCCGGTCCCAAAGATGCCTATGATGTGGCTCTGCAGGTTAGTGAAGTGGTTAAAAAAGAACCATACGATATTATTCTGTCAGGTATCGAATCGAGCGACTACAATGGTTCAATGGTAGGCGGCATGGTGGCCGAATTTCTGGATATGGCTTCAGTATCATCCGTTTCAGCCCTGAACTTTCAGGGTGGACAGGTAATCGTCAACAGGGAAATAGATGGCGGCAAGGAAACACTTGCTGTTCAGTTACCATTTGTGGGTATTGTTCAGAAAGGTATAGCCTATGAACCAAGGATACCTTCGATGCGTGGGATTATGATGGCACGGCAGAAGCCTCTGCGGGTTTTTGAACCTGTCCCTGCCGAATCATTGACAGATTATGTCGGTTATCAGCTTCCTGCTCCAAAGGCAAAATGCAAGTTGGTGGATCCGGAGAATGTGAAGGAGCTGGTAAGCTTATTGCATAGTGAAGCGAAGGTGATATAA
- a CDS encoding four helix bundle protein has protein sequence MDTRKGNVIVELTFKFALDIIEFVEKLEADRKFVISNQLLRAGTSIGAGVREAQNAESKSDFIHKLKIAAKEADETEYWLLLCKSSRNYQFSDHLIEQIHSITKILTKIISSSKNNV, from the coding sequence ATGGATACAAGGAAAGGCAATGTTATAGTAGAACTGACATTTAAATTTGCATTAGATATAATTGAATTTGTTGAAAAACTGGAAGCAGATAGAAAATTTGTAATTTCAAATCAACTACTTCGAGCCGGAACTTCAATAGGTGCAGGTGTCAGAGAAGCTCAAAACGCAGAAAGTAAATCAGATTTTATTCATAAGCTGAAAATAGCTGCAAAAGAAGCTGATGAAACAGAATATTGGTTGCTCTTATGTAAAAGTTCAAGAAATTACCAATTCAGTGATCATCTAATTGAACAAATTCATAGCATTACTAAAATATTAACAAAAATAATTTCATCTTCAAAAAACAATGTTTAA
- a CDS encoding electron transfer flavoprotein subunit alpha/FixB family protein, with the protein MAVLVYTENWDGKFKKLSFELVSYAREIANMLHTSVTALSIGQVAEEELKQLGSYGANKILAVHDSRMNELVNQAFASAITQAARNENAQVVILSNNSTGKALAPRLSVKLKAGIGSGVIGVPISIEPFTVPKKVFTGKAFTHVVIKSPVKILTLSQNSFHINETADNATIENFDITLRDEDFKTKVVEVKKVTGKIILTDAEIVVSGGRGMKGPEFWAPLEELAGLLGAATACSRPVSDEGWRPHEEHTGQTGKIIAPDLYMAFGISGAIQHLAGVSSSKVIVAINKDPEAPIFEAADYGIIGDVHKVLPELIKAVKEVKAE; encoded by the coding sequence ATGGCAGTCCTTGTCTATACTGAGAATTGGGACGGAAAATTCAAAAAATTGAGCTTTGAATTGGTTTCTTATGCACGCGAAATTGCAAATATGCTTCATACATCTGTTACCGCATTATCCATTGGCCAGGTAGCTGAGGAGGAGTTGAAGCAATTGGGCAGTTATGGTGCTAATAAAATTCTGGCTGTACACGACAGCCGGATGAATGAACTTGTCAACCAGGCATTTGCATCAGCTATCACGCAGGCCGCACGGAACGAAAATGCACAGGTGGTCATTCTTTCCAATAACTCCACAGGAAAGGCTCTTGCCCCGCGACTCTCTGTTAAACTTAAAGCCGGTATCGGATCAGGTGTAATAGGTGTGCCCATCAGCATTGAACCGTTTACCGTGCCAAAGAAAGTCTTCACTGGTAAAGCCTTTACTCATGTGGTGATCAAATCACCGGTTAAAATACTCACCCTTTCTCAAAACTCCTTTCATATAAATGAAACCGCCGACAATGCAACAATAGAAAACTTTGACATTACATTACGAGACGAGGATTTCAAAACGAAGGTCGTTGAGGTAAAAAAAGTTACCGGCAAGATTATCCTTACCGATGCCGAGATCGTCGTGTCGGGTGGAAGAGGTATGAAAGGGCCGGAATTCTGGGCACCACTGGAGGAATTGGCCGGGTTATTGGGCGCTGCGACAGCCTGCTCCCGACCGGTATCGGATGAGGGATGGCGGCCTCATGAAGAACATACAGGCCAGACCGGCAAGATCATTGCACCTGACCTTTATATGGCTTTTGGCATCTCAGGGGCCATTCAACACCTGGCAGGTGTCAGCTCATCGAAGGTTATCGTGGCTATCAACAAAGATCCTGAAGCCCCCATTTTCGAAGCTGCCGACTATGGCATCATCGGTGATGTCCATAAAGTGCTGCCGGAGCTGATAAAAGCTGTGAAAGAAGTTAAGGCCGAGTAA
- a CDS encoding DUF362 domain-containing protein, whose translation MGINKKYSRREFLSTIGLTMSGLFIGTSGLARGLMDLHTGNVGTTKSKVAVTLADSYERELIKQKIQHLFDALGGIGDVVHSGDKVGIKINLTGGSSWANDLQLQGVDIRECAWTHPEVLRAVGELIIDNGVNPNDIYIVEAIWDMSSYSQFGYQSIQQYLGAQFINLNDDAPYSSFINVPTGSNYFFYSSFIMNRILEEVDVFISIPKMKQHYCAGVTHSMKNLIGSVPLQYYMMPTQQGTRSKLHIEGGNVGYHLPRSVCDLNMARPVHLAVIDGVKNARAGEGPWNPTFTPYEQNMLLAGKDPVATDSIASYVMGNDPEKAQLECPDGSICDNHLYLAHQKGMGTNILSEIELVGDGAGSVFGVDDDLQAAINNRIRFYPNNPNPFTSFTTFHFSIPRAGSVDLRVFNSLGQEVKTLVHGTMPSGEHKVEWRVNGLPSGIYHVRLSVDGIHLTQPVLHRSK comes from the coding sequence ATGGGAATCAATAAAAAATACTCAAGAAGAGAATTTCTCAGCACCATTGGATTGACGATGTCGGGATTGTTCATCGGAACTTCTGGATTAGCCAGGGGTCTGATGGATCTCCATACAGGAAATGTCGGCACCACCAAATCAAAGGTGGCTGTTACTCTGGCTGACAGTTATGAACGTGAACTTATAAAACAAAAGATTCAACACCTCTTTGATGCTTTGGGAGGTATTGGCGATGTGGTGCACAGCGGCGATAAAGTGGGCATTAAAATTAACCTGACCGGCGGTTCTTCATGGGCTAACGATCTGCAGCTTCAGGGTGTCGATATACGTGAGTGTGCCTGGACACACCCTGAAGTACTCCGTGCAGTAGGCGAACTTATCATCGATAATGGTGTGAATCCAAACGACATCTATATTGTCGAAGCCATCTGGGATATGTCGTCCTATTCCCAATTTGGCTATCAGAGTATACAGCAATATCTTGGTGCGCAGTTCATCAATCTGAATGATGATGCACCCTATTCGTCTTTCATCAACGTGCCAACCGGTAGCAATTATTTCTTTTATAGTTCATTCATCATGAACCGGATACTGGAAGAAGTAGATGTCTTCATTTCTATTCCTAAGATGAAACAGCATTATTGTGCCGGGGTCACACATTCCATGAAAAATCTGATTGGTTCGGTGCCACTTCAGTATTATATGATGCCGACTCAGCAGGGTACGCGCTCCAAACTGCATATCGAGGGAGGAAATGTAGGATATCACCTGCCACGATCAGTGTGCGATCTGAACATGGCCAGGCCGGTGCATCTGGCTGTAATTGATGGAGTTAAAAATGCCAGAGCAGGTGAGGGGCCCTGGAATCCTACCTTTACCCCTTATGAACAGAATATGTTATTGGCAGGCAAGGATCCTGTTGCCACCGACAGCATTGCCTCATATGTGATGGGTAATGATCCCGAAAAGGCTCAACTGGAATGCCCTGATGGTTCTATATGTGATAACCACTTGTACCTCGCTCACCAGAAAGGAATGGGCACCAATATTCTCAGTGAGATAGAACTGGTCGGAGATGGCGCCGGGTCAGTTTTTGGTGTGGATGATGATTTACAGGCAGCGATAAATAACCGGATCAGGTTCTACCCCAATAATCCCAATCCTTTTACATCTTTCACTACGTTTCATTTTTCTATCCCAAGGGCAGGAAGTGTCGACTTACGTGTGTTTAATTCCTTAGGTCAGGAAGTTAAAACCTTGGTTCATGGAACCATGCCATCGGGAGAGCATAAAGTGGAATGGAGAGTAAACGGATTGCCATCAGGGATTTATCATGTCAGGCTTAGTGTTGATGGCATTCATCTCACACAGCCGGTGCTGCATCGGAGTAAATGA